CGCAGGTAACCCTGACGTCCGCCCTCCTTCGTCCACCGCCGCAGCGACTTCTGGATCCGCTTCAGGCAGGCGGCGATCTCGTCCACGCTCTTCAGCCCGTCTCCCTCCTCCAGGAAATGGCCGTTGAACGTGTCGCGCCCCAGCCGCCACTCGCAGATGCCCCGCACCGCCCGGTATACGTCGCCGCGCGCGCCGGGGAGATCCCGCTCGGGCGGGGTGCGGCCGCGCTGCTCGGCGGCGTAGTCCGCGATCAGCGTCTCCAGCGCGCCCTCCACGTCGTAGTCCAGCAGCGCAGGGTTCACGCGGTGCAGGTTGGAGATCACCGACTCGATGTTCTGCAGCACGTCCTCGTACTCTTCCACGATCCGGTCCTGCATCGCCGCATCCTTTCCGGAGAGTAGACATAAACGGGATGATCGATGCAGAGTTTACGTCGTTAACGGCGGGCGCGCAAATCCCCCGGCACCGATCCGCAGCGGCCACTCGCGCTCGATAAGGATACGATTCTCTTGCGATCACAGGGAGATCCCGATACTCTGACCCGAGTCACTGACCAGAGTCACGGAATCGGGAAGATGAGAAAGACGCGGAAGGATTCAGGCGAGGAGACGCGCGGCCGCATCGTCGCCGCCGCGCGGGAGCTGTTCCGCGAACGGGGATTCGACGCGACCTCGGCCGAGCAGATCGCGGCGCGCGCGGGCGTGGCGAAGGGAACGGTCTTCCTGCACGGCGGCAGCAAGGAGCGCCTCCTCCTGCTCGCGTACGAGGCCGACGTGCTGGAGACCGCCACCCGCGCGCTCGCCGGCATCGACCCCGCGCAGCCGCTCCCGAAGGCGCTGCAGGCGGTCTTCACCCACTTCTTCCGCCTCTACGAGCGCGACGTGGTGCTGGCGCGGCGCTTCGTGAAGGAGCAGGTCGTCCTCACGCACGCCGAGAACCCGCTCGCCCCGCTCACGCTGGACTTCGTGGCGCGCCTGAGGGACCTGATTGCCATCCGCCGGGAGGACGGCGAGCTGGACCCCGACGTGGACCCCGCGCTCGGGGCGCAGAGCTCGTACGCGCTGTACCAGGGCGTGCTGGTGGGCTGGCTCGCCGGCTGGATCCCCGACGCCGCCACCCGCGACCGCATCCTCGCCGGCACCCTGGCCCTGCACTGGAGCTGAGGGACACACCGCGCGAGGCGTAAAGGGGGACATCGATGCCGCGGAGATGAGGCCGGGGCGCCCCATTCCGCCCGCCGCGCCGGAAACATCGGTCAGTACCGACGCGGCGTAACTGGACCACGCCTAAGGACCTACACCGGCGCGACAATAAATATGTATTTCAGCACGGATTATGCGGCTCACTGCGCCTACCTTCGCACAGCCTGGCCGCACCCCTCGCGAAGGCTCACCCTGCCTCCGCGGACCGAAGCGCCCGCCTGGAGGTTCCGACGCATCCCGGCTCGTCACCGCCGGACGGCGCACTCCGCCCTCCTCCTTTCTCCGCCCCCGGCGCGTGCCGGGCGGCGGCACCCGCACCCCCCAGCGGACGGAGGACCAGAATGAGACCCAACGAAAGCAGCACCCAGATGCCCGGCAAGCAGGCCGGCACGGACCCGCGGCAGCACGACATGCCTGGCGGCGCCATGGCCGACGCGTCGGAGGAGATGCCCGGAGGAGGGATGGGCGCGGCACCCGCCATCGGCATGAGCGCGGGCGAGGCGGACGGCCAGAGCGGGAAGGGGGCGTACGACCACGGGATGGCCGCGGCCGCGGCGCCCGCGCAATCCACCCGCGGCCGCCGCGCCATTCGCGTCCCCGTCGCTTCCGCCGGTGACATGCCCGCCGCCGGCGAGCCGTACGACCCCGGGACGGGCGACATGCCCCGCGCCGGCGGCCCGGGCGGCCACGACGGAATGCCCGCGGACGCGATGGACGGGACGGGTGGGGACGAGCGCCAGAACGTGCTGATCGAGCTGCGCGTTCCGGCCACGCGCGCGGCTGCGCACGCCTTCGACATGGTGGCGGGCTTCAGCGTTCCCGGGCTGGAGATCGACCCGGGCTACGCCCCGGTGCCGCTGGGGCCCAGCGGCGGAGACACCCGCTCGCTGGCCGCGGAAGACGCGGGCGGCGGCCAGACGGTGGTGGTGCGAGGGACCGTGCACCCCGACCAGATCCAGGAGCTGGAGGCGCGCGACGACGTGGTGAAGGTGTGGAAGGACACGCCCATCGCCCCGTTCTCCACCCTGATCGAGGAGGGGGCGGAGGTCGGCGTCGTGTCGCCCATGCAGGGATTCTCCCCCTGCCCCATCGGCACCTGCGACTGCTCGCCGGGAACGCCCAAGGGCACCATCGCCGACGTGGCCGCGTACCTGGGGGCCGACCAGATCTGGGCGACGGGGATCAGGGGCGACGGCATCGTGGTGGGAGTGGTCGACGGCGGGATCACCGCGGCCGGCCGCCCCGTCTCATCGGCCGACACCTCGAACCCGTCGTGGCCGGGGAAGCTGATCCAGCACGTCATCGGCGGCTTCCCGGCGGCCGATTGGGGGACCACCGGCGTGGCCTGGGGGTGGCACGCCAACATGTGCTCCACCGACGTCATGGGAATGGCGCCCAACTCCCGCGTGTACGACATCCGGGTGTCGGGCGGAACCAGCACCGTGTCGAACGCGCTGGCGGGGTTCCAGTGGGCCATCGACCGCCACCGGGCCGACGGCACGCCGCAGATCCTGACCAACAGCTGGGGCATCTTCCAGCAGTCGTGGGACCCGGCGTACGCCACCGACCCCAACCATCCCTTCACCCGCAAGGTGGTGGAGGCGCTGGACGAGGGGATCCTGGTGCTCTTCGCCGCCGGCAACTGCGGCGCCACCTGCCCCGACGGCCGCTGCGGCCCCGACACCGGGCCCGGCCACGACATCTGGGGCGCCAATGGCCACCCGCGGGTGATGACCGTGGGGGCGGTGAACAGGAACGAGCAGTACGTGGGCTACAGCAGCGCCGGCCCCGCCGCGCTGGACCCGCAGAAGCCCGACTTCTGCTCGATCACCCACTTCACCGGCTTCTTCACCAGCGACAGCGGCACCTCGGCGGCCACGCCGATCTGCGCCGGGGTGGTGGCGCTGATGAAGCAGGCCTCGCCGGGGCTCACGCAGGACCAGGCCAAGGCGGCGCTGAAGTCCACCGCCAAGGACATCGGCGCGCCCGGGTGGGACCCGTTCGCCGGCGCGGGAATCATCCGCGCCAAGGCCGCGCTCGACGTGGTGGCGGCCGCCCCGCGCACCTCGGGCCCGGTGGTGGCGTGGGCACCGAACCGCCTGGATGCGTTCGTCATCGGCACCACCTCGGGGCTGCACCACAAGTACTGGAACGGCTCGGCCTGGGGCCCGTCTTTCACCGGGTACGAATTCATGGGCGGCACCATCCAGGACTCGGCCGAAGTGGTCGCCTGGGGCCCCAATCGCCTGGACGTGTTCGTGGTGGGGATGAACTCGGGGCTGTACCACAAGTACTGGAACGGCGCGGCGTGGGGGCCGTCGGTCACCGGCTACGAGTTCCTGGGCGGCGTGATCGAGGGACACCCGCGCGCCGTGGCGTGGGGCTCCAATCGCCTGGACGTGTTCGTGGTGGGCACCGACCGGGCGCTCTACCACAAGTACTGGAACGGCTCGGCGTGGGGGCCGTCGGTCACCGGCTACGAGAACCTGGGCGGAACCATCGTGGGCTCGCCCGAGGTGGTGGCGTGGGGGCCCAACCGGCTGGACATCTTCGTGGTGGGCACGAACTCGGGGCTCTACCACAAGTACTGGAACGGCTCCGCCTGGGGGCCGTCGGTCACCGGCTACGAATTCCTGGGCGGCGTCATCGAGGGGCAGCCCAGGGCCGTGGCCTGGGGGGCCAACCGCCTCGACCTGTTCGTGGTGGGAACCGACCGGGCGCTGTACCACAAGTACTGGAACGGTTCGGCGTGGGGGCCGTCGGTCACCGGCTACGAGAACCTGGGCGGCACCATCCAGGGCTCGCCCGAGGTGGTGGCGTGGGGCCCCAACCGGCTGGACGTGTTCGTGCTGGGCACCGACCACGCGCTCTACCACAAGTGGTGGAACGGCTCCGCCTGGGGGCCGTCGGTCACCGGGTGGGAGAACCTCGGTGGTACCATCCGCGGCCAACCGCACGTGGTGTCGTGGGGCGCCAACCGGCTCGACGTGTTCGTCACCGGGATGGATTCGGCGCTCTACCACAAGTGGTGGAACGGCTCCGCCTGGGGCCCGTCGTTCACCGGCTACGAGAACATGGGAGGCGTGCTCTCGGAGTTCTGATCCGCGAAGACGCGCGGCGGAGCCAGCCACCCTCCGCTGCCGCGAGCCCGGTCGCCTCGCCTCGATTCCCGGCGACGGCGAAAACGGCGGCGGAGCCTCGCGCTCCGCCGCCGTTCCTGTCCCCTCTCCCCTGTTCCCTCTCCGCTACGCCCCGTCGTACCGCCGCACGGCCAGGCACACGTTGTGTCCGCCGAACCCGAACGAGTTGCTGAGCGCCAGCCGCACCGGCCGCTCCACCATCCCGCCGGTGGCGTAGTCCAGGTCGCAGTCGGGGTCCCGCTCGTGGAAGTTGATGGTGGGCGGGATCTTTCCCTCGCGGCACACCATCCCGCAGATCACCGCCTCCACCCCGCCGGCCGCGCCCAGCGTGTGGCCGGTCATCGACTTGGTGGAGCCGACCACGATCTGGTAGGCGCGCTCGCCCAGCGCGGTGCGAATCGCCGCCGTCTCGTTCTTGTCGTTCGCGGGAGTCGACGTGCCGTGCGCGTTCACGTAGTCCACGTCGTCCGGCGTGGCTCCCGCCTCCTTCAGCGCCAGCTGGATCGCGCGGACGGCCCCTTCCCCGCCCTCGGCCGGCGCGGTGATGTGGTACGCGTCCGCCGTCTGCCCGTACCCCGCGATCTCGGCCAGGATGGTGGCGCCGCGCGCCTTCGCGTGCTCCAGCTCCTCCAGCACCAGCATCCCCGATCCCTCGCCCAGCACGAAGCCGTCGCGCGTGGCGTCGAACGGGCGGCTGGCCGTCTCGGGGCTGTCGTTGCGCTCCGAGAGCGCCGTCATCGCCGCGAACCCCGCGATCGTCTGCGGGCTCACCGTGGCCTCGGTTCCCCCGGCGATCATCACGTCCGCCTCGTCGTACTTGATCGAGCGGAAGGCGTTCCCCACCGCGTGCGCCGACGAGGCGCAGGCGCTGACGGTGCAGTAGTTCGGCCCCTTCAGCCCCCAGCGGATCGACACCAGCCCGGCGGCGATGTCGCTGATGAACATGGGGACGAAGAAGGGGGAGATGCGGCTGGGCCCGCGCTCGATCAGCTTGCGGTGCTGCTCCTCGAAGGTCCAGATCCCCCCGATCCCGCTGCCGATGATCACGCCGAAGCGCGTGGGGTCGATCCCGCCGATGGCGGCGTCGTCGAGCCCGGCCTGGCGCATGGCCTGCACGCTGGCGCCGATGGCCAGCTGGGCGAAGCGGTCGGTGCGCTTCGCCTCCTTGCGGTCGATGTACTGCTCCGGCTCGAATCCCTTCACCTCGGCGGCGAAGCGGACCTTGAAGTCGGTGGTGTCGAACTGGGTGATCGGGCCGGCGCCGCTCTGCCCCGCCAGCAGGGCGGCCCACGAGCTGGCAACGTCCAGCCCCACGGGCGAGATCAGCCCGGTCCCCGTGATCACGACTCGGCGATTCATCAACCGCTCCGTATCCTGGCAAGTCGGCCTCCGGCGCCGGTGGGGCGGCGGAGCGCGCGATGGTCAGACCGTCCAGACGGACGGCGAAAAAACGCGTGCCGCGGCCCGGGAACCCCGGAGCGCGGCACGCACGTCCACGCGGGGCTCAGCCCTGGTGGTTCTTGATGTAGTCGATCGCGTTGCCGACGGTCTGGAGCTTCTCGGCCTCCTCGTCGGGGATCTCCATCCCGAACTCCTCCTCGAAGGCCATCACCAGCTCCACCGTGTCGAGCGAGTCGGCGCCCAGGTCCTCCACGAACGAGGCCTCGGGCGTCACCTTCTCGGGCTCAACGCCCAGCTCGTTGATGATGATGTCCTTGACCTTCTGCTCGATGTCCGCCATTGCGATGTGCTCCTGAAAGGGTTCCTCAGGTCCGTCTTCCGTTGTGGTCCTTCGCCGGGGCCTTCGAGATCTCGTCCGGGGGCCGCCCACCCGCCCTACATCACCATCCCGCCGTCCACCACCAGCACCTGGCCGGTGATGTACTGCGCCCCCGGCCCCGCCAGGAAGCGGACGGCCGGAGCGATGTCCTGCGGCCGGCCCAGCCGGCCCAGCGCGATCTGCTGCATCAGCGCGTCGCGCGCCGCCTCGGGAAGCTCGGCGGTCATGTCGGTCTCAATGTATCCGGGGGCCACGGCGTTGACCAGAACCCCTCTGGATGCAAGCTCCTTCGCCACGCTCTTGGTCAGCCCGATGAGGCCGGCCTTGCTGGCGGCGTAGTTCGCCTGCCCCTTGTTGCCGGTGATCCCCACCACGCTGGTGATGTTGATCACCCGCCCGGAGCGGCGCTTCATCATCCCGCGGCTGGCCGCGCGGATCAGGTTGAAGGCGCCGCGCAGGTTGGTGTCCAGCACCGCGTCCCAGTCGTCGTCCCTGATGCGCATCAGCACGTTGTCGCGCGTGACGCCGGCGTTGTTGACGACGATGTCCAGCGAGCCCATCTCCTCCTCGACCCGCTTCACCAGCGCGTTCACCGCCTCGCTCTCTGCCACGTCGCAGCCGTAGCCGCGGTGCCCGTCGCCGCCGAGCGCCGACGCGGCGGCTTGCGCGCGCGCCTCGTCGCGGGCCACCACGGCGATCTTCGCCCCCGCGCTCGCGAGCTCCTCCGCGATCGCCAGCCCGATCCCGCGCGACCCGCCCGTCACGAGCGCCACCTGCCCCTGTAGCTCCACCCTGTTCGTCTCCGAGCGTCGGATGATTTTCAGACTGCTGAACGGCAACCGCCGGTGCGTTTCCGCGGCATCCGCGCCGCCCTCTCCCCGCGCCTTGGAGCGCTCGCCCTCTCCCGTACCGGGCGAGGGGGGCTTTCCAGCCTCGGCGCACCCTGCAACCTCTGGTCACACCTACGTTTCGGTGTGCCGGAGATGCTTGCAAGCTACCTCTCCCGGTACGGGAGAGGTGGACGGCCTAAGCCGGCCGGAGAGGGCGCGATGGCGCGGCCGCTCCCCTTCAGCTCTTCCCCGCCCCTCCCGCCGCGTCCAGGAACGCACCCACCTGCTCCGCCGTCCCCAGCGCGGTGCCCATCCCGGCCGCCGCGGGGTCGATGCGCTTCAGCATCTGCGTCAGCACCTTGCCGGTGCCGACCTCCAGGAAGCGCGTGACGCCCAGCTCCAGCATGGTGCGCACCGCGTACGACCAGCGCACCGCGCTGGTGAGCTGCTCCACCAGCAGGCGGCGCGCGTCGGCGGCGTCGCTCACCGCGCGCGCGGTCACGTTGCTGACCACGGGGAACGCGGGCGCGCGGAAGTCGACGGCGTCCAGCTGCTCCTGCAGCCCCGCCTCGGCCACCCGCATCAGCGGCGAGTGGAAGGCGCCGGAGACGTTCAGCGGCGTCACCTTCCGCGCGCCGGCGTCCATCAGCATCGATCCGGCGCGGTGCACCGCCTCCACGTCGCCGCTGATCACCACCTGGCCGGGCGTGTTGAAGTTGGCGGGCACCACCACCGCGGCGTCCGTCGATGCCTCGCGGCAGACGCCCTCGACCACGTCGTCGTCCAGCCCCAGCACCGCGGACATGGTCCCGGGGCGCTGCTGGCCGCCTTCGAACATCAGCTCGCCGCGGCGGCGCACGGTACGCAGCGCGTCCGCCAGCTCCAGCGAGCCCGCGGCGTGGTAGGCGCTGAACTCGCCCAGCGAGTGGCCCGCGGCGCAGACCACGTCCAGCCCGGCGGCGCGGAGCACGGCCCACACGGCGGCGCTGTGCGCCAGCAGCGCGGGCTGCGCGTTGCGGGTGAGCGTCAGCTCGTCCTCGGGCCCTTCCCAGCAGAGCTTCGTGAGTCCGAAGCCGAGCGCGTCGTCCGCCGCGTCCCACACGGCGCGCGCCTCGGGGAACGCCTCCGCCAGGTCCTTCCCCATCCCCACCGCCTGCGACCCCTGTCCGGGGAACAGCAGGCCGATCCGCTCTCCCGTCATCTACCCTGACCCGTCGTCGTTGTCGCTCGCCCGCTCATTCCACGCACCCGCATCCCTCCCGGCTCGGAACACCGGCCCCGGCGCGATGCTCCGCCGGCGCCACGATGGTGCGGCCGCAGTCCCGCAGGGACTTTGTGCTTTTGTTGCCCCCGAATTCATTCGGGGCGCCCGGCCAGCCTCGCGAAGGACCCAGTCCTCAATCGCTACATCCGCACCACGTTCGCCGCCCAGGTGAAGCCCGCGCCGAAGGCCACCATCAGCACCAGCGCCCCCTCGCCCGCGCGCCCCTGCTCCACCGCCTCGTCCAGCGCCACGGGAATGGAGGCGCTCGACATGTTGCCGTAGCGGTCCACGTTCACGAACACCTTCTCCGGCGGGATCTTCGCGTACTTGGCGGTCGCGTCGATGATGCGGATGTTGGCCTGGTGCGGCACCAGCAGGTCCACGTCGTCGCCGGTGACGCCGGCGCGCTCCAGCGCGTGCCCGGCCGCGTCGCACATCGAGCGCACGGCGCTCTTGAACACCTCGGCGCCCGCCATTTTCACGAAGTGGCTGCGCTCGTCCAGCACCGCGATGTCCAGCGGGTACCTGGCGCCGCCGCCGGGGCGGTACAGCAGCTCGGCCAGCGTGCCGTCGCTCTTGAAGTAGCCGGAGAGGATGCCGCGCCCGTCGCCCTCGGCCGGCTGGATCACCGCCGCCCCCGCGCCGTCGCCGAAGAGCACGCACGTCGCGCGGTCGGTCCAGTCGATGATCGACGACATCTTCTCGGTGCACACCAGCAGCACCGTCTTCGCCTGCCCCGCGGCGATGTGCGCCTCGGCCAGCGAGAGGCCGTAGAGAAAGCCCGAGCAGGCGCTGGCGAAGTCGTACGCCGCGGCGTTGTGCGAGCCCAGCAGCGCCTGGATGTCGCAGGCGGTGGACGGGAGAAGGCGGTCGGGCGTGGCGGTGGACACCAGCAGGATGTCGACGTCCGCCGCGGTGATCCCGGCGCGCTCCATGGCGATGCGGGCCGCGGCCGCGCCCATGTCGGCGGCGCCCGTGTCCTTGTCGGCCAGGCGCCGCTCGGTGATCCCGGTGCGGGTGCGGATCCACTCGTCGTTCGTCTCCACCATCGACTCCAGGTCGTGGTTGGTGACGACGCGCGGCGGCGAAAAGCGCCCGGTGCTCACGATGCGGGCCCGTGCGGGCCGTGCTGCCTGGATCATCTCTTCTCACCCGTTTCGGCCGGGTCGCCCAGCCGCTTGGCGATATGCTCAACCATCCGCCGCTCCACCGAGCGCGCGGCAACCCCGATGCCGTTGCGGATGGCCTGCGGCGGCGAGCCCCCGTGCGCGATGACCACCACGCCGTTCACCCCCAGGAGCGGCGCGCCGCCGTAGGTCGAATAGTCCAGCCGCGAGTATAGCCGCTTCAGGTCCAGCTTCACCCCCTGCTGCTCCATCTCGTGCCTCAGCTCCTCGGCCATGAAGCCCGCGATGCTCTCGTAGAACTTCAGCAGCACGTTCCCCACGAACCCGTCGCACACCAGCACGTCGCAGGCCCCGCGGATCACGTCGCGCCCCTCCACGTTCCCCACGAAGTTCAGCGTGGGGCTCTCGGAGAGCAGCCCGTACGTCTCCAGCGTCTGCTCGTTCCCCTTCCCCGGCTCGGTGCCGATGTTCAGCAGCCCCACGCGCGGGTCGTCCACGCCCAGCAGGTCCTGGCAGTAGATGGTGCCCAGGTGCGCGAACTGGAGGAGGTGCTGGGGGCGCGTGTCCACGTTCGCGCCCATGTCGATCAGGAAGAAGGTGCCCGTGGCGCTGGGCACGGGCGAGCCCACGGCGGGGCGGTCCACGCCGGGGATGGGGCGCAGCATGAGCACCGCGGCGGCCATGACCGCCCCGGTGCTCCCGGCGCTCAGGAAGGCGTCGGCCTCGCCGCTCTTCACCAGGCGGGTGCCGACCACGATGGAGGAGTTGGGCTTGCGCCGCACGGCCGTGGTGGGCGCCTCGCCGGGGTCGATGACCTCGGGGGCGTGCACCACCTCCATCCGGGCGCGGTCGGCCTGCGGGTGGCGGGCCAGCTCGGCCTCCACCACCTCGCGGTCGCCGACCAGCACCACGGTCAGGTCCGGACGGTCAAGCAAAGCTCCGACCGCCCCCTCGACCTCGATGGTCGGGGCACGGTCGGAGCCCATCGCGTCTACCGCGATCCGCATCTTTGTCCGTGTGGGAGGTTCGCTCAGAACTCTTCCACTTCGATCCGCTGCTGCTTCCGGTAGTACCCGCAGTTGGGGCACACGCGGTGCGGCTGGTGCGGGTCACCGCACTGGGGGCACGCGTTCACGGTCGGCATCGCGGCCTTCACGTGCGTCCGGCGCTTGCGCTGGCGCTGCTTGCTCTGGCGTCTCTTCGGTACGGCCATCGTCGCCTCTATTCCGGCTGGGCTGAAAGGTTCAGTCGAACTTGACGTTCTTCAGTGCGTCCCACGGCCCGGGGGCCGCGTCGGGAACGCACTCGCACGATCCCTGGTTGAGGTCCCTGCCGCACGTGGGGCAAAGCCCGCGGCAGTCCTCCCGGCACAGCGTGAACTGCGGCGCCTGCAGCAGCACCTGCTCGCGGACCGCGCCGGTCAGGTCCAGGTCGTCGCCGCGCGCGGGGAGCGGGTAGACCTCGCCGTCGTCCACGTCCTCGCCGTCGGCCATGGGCGGGGCGAAGAGCAGGTCCACGTGCTCGTCGACCTCGCTGTCCACCGGCTCCAGGCAGCGGCGGCAGGACATCCGCACCTTCGTGCGGAGCGTTCCGCGCACCAGCACGCCCTCGCCCACCGAGTTGGCGGTGAGGTCGACTTCCAGCGGCTCGGTCAGCTCGACCCCGGTGTCGTTCCACATCGGGTGGTCGGGCGGAACCTGCTCCCGCAGCGAGACTTCTCCGCGGTCCACGGCCGCGAGGTTCAGATGCAGCATAAACCGGAAAAGTATCCCGAAAACCGGCTCCTGTCAAGGAAGGGCCCGGTTTTCGGGAGATGAACCCCATCGCCGCGCGCCGGGCGGATGCCTTCTCCCGGTGCCGTGCGCTCCGTCCGCTGAACGGGGCCCAAAGCTCGCGGCTTGGACGGTTTGTCGCAAGTCCTCGAGCCCCGCGGGATCTCACGCGGAGACGCGGAGGTGCGGGTCAGGCGGGCGAGGCGCGGCGGACCGCGTCCACGATGCGCGCTTCGAACGCGTCGCGGGCGGTGAGGAACTGCATCCACGCGAGGCCGAGGAGGATCACCAGCAGCACGGTCTTGGTGGTGGGCAGCATGGGGGCGACGAGGACCAGCGCGGTCAGGGCCAGCGGCTCCAGGTACAGGCAGGGCGACATCCAGAGCTCCAGGCGCACGCGCTGCCAGGGACCCCGCGGATCGGGCGCCACCACGCCGCCGACCACCGGCAGCCGCGGGCCGCGAAGCTCGAGCAGGAAGGCGGGCGGGTCGTCGTCGTAGAACTCCACGCGGCCGCCGCGCACGCGCACGACCTCGTTGCCGTCGCGCCGGAGCGCGTCCGCGACCGCCGCCAGGATCCTGTCCGCCGGCGCGGCCACGGGCGGCGAGAGCGGGAGCGCGCGGACCACGTGGACCTGCGGCAGGATCCCCGGATTTCCATGAGGTGCGGCGATCGTGCTCATCCTCGGGTTCACCTCGCCGGATTCGCGTGATGAGATCGTCCACGCCGCAGGCCGCGGGCTTACGGCCGCGGGCTGACGGTGAACCAGGGCTGCAACGCGCCGGCCCAGATCCACCCCTGATACTGCCGCCACGCCGAAACATAGGCATGGTACCAGAGCGCCGCGCCGGCGGCCAGTCCGATCGCTCGCGCCTCCGGCCCCATCGGCAGCAGCACCAGCGCGGCGGCGACGGCGAGCGGGACCAGGAAGAGGGAGACGGGATCGAGGTCCAGCTTCACCCGCAGCAGGTCCGGCCCGGCGAAGGAGATGGTGCCGCCGCGCACCAGCCAGGTGGTCGAACCGCCCATCGGCAGCAGCGCGCCGCCGACGCCGGGGCCGCGGAAGACGTACTCGGCCGGCGACAGGCTCACCGTGCGCGCGCCGCGCCAGAGAAGTTCGATCTCGATCCCCCGCAGCACCGCCTCGCCGTCGGGCGCGAGCGGAGCCGGGAAGGCGATCAGGCGGGAGATGCGGATCGGCTGCACGATCACCGCTTCCCCGCTCGCGGCGGATGCCGGGCCTGGCTCACGCCGGCAGGGCGGCGCTCGCCGCGGGCTCGTCTGCCGGCGAGGCGGGCGGCGCGGCCGGAACGGCGCCGGCCCGCCGCGGCGGGAAGCGGAGCGCGAGCCAGACGAGCACCGCCGCGCCCGCGAGGGCGATCACGGCGGCTTGACTCACGCCGATCGAGAGCCCGGCTTCCATCGCGGCGGCGGTGGCGTTGGCGGCCACGTGGAGGAGCACCGCCGTCCACAGCGAGCCGGTGGCGTGGAACGCGTAGCCGAACACCAGCCCCGCCACCAGCAGGGTGGGGCTCGCCCGCAGGCTGAAGTGGGCCGCGGCGAAGACGACCGCGGTGATCCCGATCGCCGCCGCGGGTGGGAGCCGCCGGGCCAGCCGGCCCTGGATCCACCCGCGGAACCCGACTTCCTCGATGAAGGGGCCCGCCAGCACGCCGGTGGCCACGATCGCCCCCCACCCGCCGCCGGCCCGCAGCCAGTCGCCCACCATGTCCGGGCCGTCGTGGTGCGGCAGCGCGCGCAGCAGGAGCGTGTCGAAGCCGAGCTTGAAGGCGACGAAGGCCGCCGCCGCGGCGAGGATCGCCCAGCCGGGGAGCGGGACCCTGCGCAGCCCCGCGCGCTCCCGCTGCGCCGGCGTGCGCAGGTGCGCCGCGGCGAACAGCGCGAGCCCGGCCGCGCAGGCGGGGATCGCCGGGATGGCGGGCACGATCATGCCGACCGTCACCGCCGCCGTCCAGGCCAGCGCCAGCACGACCAGCCCCACGTAGACGAAGATCTCCATGAGCGCCGCGTCGATCCGTTCGCCCGTCTTCATCAGCTGCGGTCGTCGTCGTCCACCAGCACGACGGAGAGGAGCCACGACACCAGGGAGATGACGATGGAGCCCATGAGCGCGGGGACGAAGCCGTCGACCTTGAAGGAGTAGCCGAACTGGCTGGTGATGTAGCCGGTGAGCAGGAGCATCAGCGCGTTGATGACGAAGATGGCCAGCCCCAGCGTCAGCACGATCAGCCCGCACGCCAGCCCCTTGATGATGGGCCGCACGAGCGCGTTCACCAGTCCGAACACCAGCGCCACCACCAGCAGCGTCTTGAACCCGCCGGTGTAGTGGATGCCCGGTACGAAGTGCG
The sequence above is drawn from the Longimicrobium sp. genome and encodes:
- a CDS encoding TetR/AcrR family transcriptional regulator, producing the protein MRKTRKDSGEETRGRIVAAARELFRERGFDATSAEQIAARAGVAKGTVFLHGGSKERLLLLAYEADVLETATRALAGIDPAQPLPKALQAVFTHFFRLYERDVVLARRFVKEQVVLTHAENPLAPLTLDFVARLRDLIAIRREDGELDPDVDPALGAQSSYALYQGVLVGWLAGWIPDAATRDRILAGTLALHWS
- a CDS encoding S8 family serine peptidase; the encoded protein is MRPNESSTQMPGKQAGTDPRQHDMPGGAMADASEEMPGGGMGAAPAIGMSAGEADGQSGKGAYDHGMAAAAAPAQSTRGRRAIRVPVASAGDMPAAGEPYDPGTGDMPRAGGPGGHDGMPADAMDGTGGDERQNVLIELRVPATRAAAHAFDMVAGFSVPGLEIDPGYAPVPLGPSGGDTRSLAAEDAGGGQTVVVRGTVHPDQIQELEARDDVVKVWKDTPIAPFSTLIEEGAEVGVVSPMQGFSPCPIGTCDCSPGTPKGTIADVAAYLGADQIWATGIRGDGIVVGVVDGGITAAGRPVSSADTSNPSWPGKLIQHVIGGFPAADWGTTGVAWGWHANMCSTDVMGMAPNSRVYDIRVSGGTSTVSNALAGFQWAIDRHRADGTPQILTNSWGIFQQSWDPAYATDPNHPFTRKVVEALDEGILVLFAAGNCGATCPDGRCGPDTGPGHDIWGANGHPRVMTVGAVNRNEQYVGYSSAGPAALDPQKPDFCSITHFTGFFTSDSGTSAATPICAGVVALMKQASPGLTQDQAKAALKSTAKDIGAPGWDPFAGAGIIRAKAALDVVAAAPRTSGPVVAWAPNRLDAFVIGTTSGLHHKYWNGSAWGPSFTGYEFMGGTIQDSAEVVAWGPNRLDVFVVGMNSGLYHKYWNGAAWGPSVTGYEFLGGVIEGHPRAVAWGSNRLDVFVVGTDRALYHKYWNGSAWGPSVTGYENLGGTIVGSPEVVAWGPNRLDIFVVGTNSGLYHKYWNGSAWGPSVTGYEFLGGVIEGQPRAVAWGANRLDLFVVGTDRALYHKYWNGSAWGPSVTGYENLGGTIQGSPEVVAWGPNRLDVFVLGTDHALYHKWWNGSAWGPSVTGWENLGGTIRGQPHVVSWGANRLDVFVTGMDSALYHKWWNGSAWGPSFTGYENMGGVLSEF
- the fabF gene encoding beta-ketoacyl-ACP synthase II; the encoded protein is MNRRVVITGTGLISPVGLDVASSWAALLAGQSGAGPITQFDTTDFKVRFAAEVKGFEPEQYIDRKEAKRTDRFAQLAIGASVQAMRQAGLDDAAIGGIDPTRFGVIIGSGIGGIWTFEEQHRKLIERGPSRISPFFVPMFISDIAAGLVSIRWGLKGPNYCTVSACASSAHAVGNAFRSIKYDEADVMIAGGTEATVSPQTIAGFAAMTALSERNDSPETASRPFDATRDGFVLGEGSGMLVLEELEHAKARGATILAEIAGYGQTADAYHITAPAEGGEGAVRAIQLALKEAGATPDDVDYVNAHGTSTPANDKNETAAIRTALGERAYQIVVGSTKSMTGHTLGAAGGVEAVICGMVCREGKIPPTINFHERDPDCDLDYATGGMVERPVRLALSNSFGFGGHNVCLAVRRYDGA
- a CDS encoding acyl carrier protein — its product is MADIEQKVKDIIINELGVEPEKVTPEASFVEDLGADSLDTVELVMAFEEEFGMEIPDEEAEKLQTVGNAIDYIKNHQG
- the fabG gene encoding 3-oxoacyl-ACP reductase FabG yields the protein MELQGQVALVTGGSRGIGLAIAEELASAGAKIAVVARDEARAQAAASALGGDGHRGYGCDVAESEAVNALVKRVEEEMGSLDIVVNNAGVTRDNVLMRIRDDDWDAVLDTNLRGAFNLIRAASRGMMKRRSGRVINITSVVGITGNKGQANYAASKAGLIGLTKSVAKELASRGVLVNAVAPGYIETDMTAELPEAARDALMQQIALGRLGRPQDIAPAVRFLAGPGAQYITGQVLVVDGGMVM
- the fabD gene encoding ACP S-malonyltransferase yields the protein MTGERIGLLFPGQGSQAVGMGKDLAEAFPEARAVWDAADDALGFGLTKLCWEGPEDELTLTRNAQPALLAHSAAVWAVLRAAGLDVVCAAGHSLGEFSAYHAAGSLELADALRTVRRRGELMFEGGQQRPGTMSAVLGLDDDVVEGVCREASTDAAVVVPANFNTPGQVVISGDVEAVHRAGSMLMDAGARKVTPLNVSGAFHSPLMRVAEAGLQEQLDAVDFRAPAFPVVSNVTARAVSDAADARRLLVEQLTSAVRWSYAVRTMLELGVTRFLEVGTGKVLTQMLKRIDPAAAGMGTALGTAEQVGAFLDAAGGAGKS